One genomic window of Cupriavidus malaysiensis includes the following:
- a CDS encoding TetR/AcrR family transcriptional regulator has product MTEAHRRKKQPDVLRPQLLQSAAQLALEAGLRAVTLDAVASRAGVSKGGLQHHFPSKQALLDALFDEAVDTFSQDVATASEADAEPAGRAARAYIHATLHDAAQAATASYLHLLLALMLTDADTRERWLPRIAEITRPDPLPDAQAAQLMICRLAADGLWLSDLLGNQSMPPSLRAEVLRQLDGMTRGGQQ; this is encoded by the coding sequence ATGACCGAAGCCCACCGCAGAAAGAAGCAGCCGGACGTGCTGCGCCCGCAGTTGCTGCAGTCGGCCGCGCAACTGGCCCTGGAAGCCGGCCTGCGCGCCGTCACCCTGGATGCCGTCGCCTCCCGCGCCGGTGTCAGCAAGGGTGGCTTGCAGCACCATTTCCCCAGCAAGCAGGCCCTGTTGGACGCGCTCTTCGACGAGGCCGTCGACACCTTCAGCCAGGATGTGGCCACCGCCAGCGAGGCCGATGCCGAGCCCGCCGGCCGAGCCGCTCGGGCCTATATCCACGCCACCCTGCATGACGCGGCGCAGGCCGCCACGGCCAGCTATCTGCACCTGCTGCTGGCGCTGATGCTGACCGACGCCGACACCCGCGAGCGCTGGCTGCCGCGCATCGCCGAGATCACGCGCCCCGATCCCTTGCCGGACGCCCAGGCGGCGCAGCTGATGATCTGCCGGCTGGCGGCAGACGGGCTGTGGCTGTCGGACCTGCTCGGCAACCAGTCGATGCCGCCATCGCTGCGCGCCGAAGTGCTGCGCCAGCTCGACGGGATGACGCGGGGAGGGCAGCAATGA
- a CDS encoding cytochrome c yields MPSLRALLRKHFPDALLVLLLALLLAAPQAQAGDGAAAAPADAVAQVARGRYLARIANCAACHTAPGGAPFAGGVVLRTGLGTIPSTNITPDADTGIGAYSLAEFDRALRQGVARGGKRLYPAMPYPSYARMTAEDVAALYAYLRAEVRPVRQRQPAPQLRWPFGMRSLLVVWNLFFLEAPADRASPRAAVAGGDAQWRRGAYLVQAVGHCGACHTPRGLLHAEQGSDERSQSFLAGASVEGWSAGNLRGDKLSGLGGWSREEVAEYLRTGRNIHATSFGPMSGVIAASTQHMTPQDLDAMAAYLKSLPGVRGESAPFRYDPATAQALLQGRFDAPGARLYGQYCMPCHGAGGKGFARVFPPLAGNPAVLDPDPSSLVNLLLGGAVTAAVDTAATDYHMPGYGWALNDQELADVLGFVRGGWGNRAAPVRDSEVAARRAALGIRLEAEASR; encoded by the coding sequence ATGCCATCGCTGCGCGCCTTGCTGCGCAAGCATTTTCCTGACGCCCTGCTGGTGCTGCTGCTCGCCCTGCTGCTGGCGGCGCCGCAGGCGCAGGCAGGCGACGGCGCGGCCGCGGCGCCCGCCGATGCGGTGGCGCAGGTGGCGCGCGGCCGCTACCTGGCGCGCATCGCCAACTGCGCGGCCTGCCACACGGCGCCGGGCGGCGCGCCGTTTGCCGGGGGGGTGGTCCTGCGCACGGGACTCGGCACCATCCCGTCGACCAATATCACGCCAGACGCGGACACCGGCATCGGCGCCTACTCGCTGGCCGAGTTCGACCGAGCGCTGCGCCAGGGCGTGGCGCGTGGCGGCAAGCGGCTCTATCCGGCCATGCCCTATCCCTCCTACGCGCGCATGACGGCCGAGGACGTCGCGGCGCTGTACGCCTACCTGCGTGCCGAAGTGCGGCCGGTGCGCCAGCGCCAGCCCGCGCCGCAGCTGCGCTGGCCCTTCGGCATGCGTTCCCTGCTGGTGGTGTGGAACCTGTTCTTCCTCGAAGCGCCGGCGGACAGGGCGTCGCCACGCGCGGCCGTCGCGGGCGGCGATGCGCAATGGCGCCGCGGCGCCTACCTGGTGCAGGCCGTGGGACATTGCGGCGCCTGCCATACGCCGCGCGGCCTGCTGCATGCGGAACAGGGCAGCGACGAGCGCAGCCAGAGCTTCCTCGCGGGGGCCAGCGTCGAGGGCTGGTCCGCCGGCAACCTGCGCGGCGACAAGCTGAGCGGCCTGGGCGGCTGGTCGCGCGAGGAAGTCGCCGAATACCTGCGTACCGGGCGCAATATCCATGCGACATCCTTCGGGCCCATGTCGGGCGTGATCGCCGCCTCCACCCAGCATATGACGCCGCAGGACCTGGACGCGATGGCCGCCTACCTCAAGAGCCTGCCCGGCGTGCGCGGGGAGAGCGCGCCGTTCCGCTACGATCCTGCCACCGCGCAGGCGCTGCTGCAGGGGCGCTTCGACGCGCCGGGAGCGCGGCTGTACGGGCAGTACTGCATGCCCTGCCACGGCGCCGGCGGCAAGGGCTTCGCGCGGGTGTTCCCGCCGCTGGCGGGCAATCCGGCGGTACTCGACCCCGATCCGTCCTCGCTGGTCAACCTGCTGCTGGGCGGCGCCGTGACCGCGGCCGTCGACACTGCCGCGACCGACTACCACATGCCCGGCTACGGCTGGGCGCTCAACGACCAGGAACTGGCCGACGTGCTGGGCTTCGTGCGCGGCGGCTGGGGCAACCGCGCCGCGCCGGTGCGCGACAGCGAGGTCGCGGCGCGGCGCGCTGCCCTGGGCATCCGCCTCGAAGCCGAAGCCAGCCGCTGA
- a CDS encoding hemerythrin domain-containing protein, with protein MTDQLAVWHADHIHFSTLLDLLEEQVIAFHRGAQPNYGLMGEILYYMRNFGDRVHHPREDVAYALLVERDPGMQIVVSRLLQEHRVIATVGEEFLSRLNEAERDMITSRAALEAAVAMYLVYYRNHLSTEERHVMPRAAQLLTEQDWAEVAATVPGSPDPLFGEGVQERFTALRKQIERDARAPIQEVH; from the coding sequence ATGACCGACCAACTTGCCGTTTGGCATGCCGATCACATCCATTTCTCCACGCTGCTCGATCTGCTGGAAGAGCAGGTGATCGCCTTTCACCGGGGAGCGCAGCCGAACTATGGTTTGATGGGCGAGATCCTCTATTACATGCGGAACTTTGGCGATCGTGTCCACCATCCGCGCGAGGATGTCGCGTACGCCCTGCTCGTCGAGCGGGATCCCGGCATGCAGATCGTGGTCAGCCGGCTTCTGCAAGAGCATCGCGTGATTGCCACGGTGGGCGAGGAATTCCTGAGCCGTCTCAATGAAGCGGAGCGGGATATGATCACGTCGCGCGCGGCCCTGGAAGCGGCTGTGGCCATGTATCTCGTGTACTACCGCAATCATCTTTCCACCGAGGAAAGGCACGTCATGCCGCGCGCGGCGCAACTGCTGACCGAGCAGGACTGGGCGGAAGTCGCGGCTACCGTTCCAGGCAGCCCCGATCCTCTTTTTGGGGAGGGTGTGCAGGAGCGCTTCACGGCATTGCGCAAGCAGATCGAGCGTGATGCGAGAGCGCCCATTCAGGAAGTGCACTAG
- a CDS encoding methyl-accepting chemotaxis protein, with amino-acid sequence MTMTRWLNPAVRLMAALSISRKLLLLALLFLLPLAGAMSLVFQASLAELKTARAEVRGLAAVERALEMMRQVQIRRGAAAAVQAGNAAFRATYEAADARAGEQAAQLAADARGFGLDAQAGALEEAWRTLKTEGLQAPASTLFAQHSALVRQLRLYVGDLGDRSELALDPDAGSYYLINLMLGTMPRLAEFTALARGRGTAIISQGGFAESAQQAGLGALSEQIQEAVETVRRDAERVSAAAPGYRAEVEAAKARLAAVDGFSVTLKDRLLGRDGIRIEAKAYFDEATAAIDAIGATNRAFGASAHAMLEARIGAVQDKLAWMCALALLTVGAAFYLFAGFCRGVGEDLRGIAAWVERIGAGDLRAELVVRGRDEFSDIRRHLQVLLRSWQDTVRETRAGAEQVLVAAGEIAQGNLDLSQRTEQQAASLQETAASMEQLTAIVKQNAGHAGEASTLAAEAAGVAGRGGDAIRHLLDTMRHIAADSHRIEDITGVIDGIAFQTNILALNAAVEAARAGEHGRGFAVVAAEVRNLAQRAGTSAKEIAALIAQSAQRVAHGAGLVEQASQTIGEAITAVSRVDTVMTEISRASAEQSGGIAQVNQAVVQMDQATQQNASLVEQAAAAAAMLKEQAERMEALVGRFHLDHAPVPVASPLQA; translated from the coding sequence ATGACGATGACCCGATGGTTGAATCCCGCGGTGCGCCTGATGGCGGCACTCAGCATCTCGCGCAAGCTGCTGTTGCTTGCACTCTTGTTCCTGTTGCCGCTGGCCGGCGCCATGTCGCTGGTCTTCCAGGCCTCGCTCGCCGAGCTGAAGACCGCGCGCGCCGAGGTGCGCGGGCTCGCCGCGGTCGAGCGTGCGCTGGAGATGATGCGCCAGGTGCAGATCCGGCGTGGTGCCGCCGCGGCGGTGCAGGCAGGCAACGCTGCCTTCCGGGCCACCTACGAGGCAGCCGACGCGCGTGCCGGAGAGCAGGCGGCGCAGCTCGCGGCCGACGCGCGCGGCTTCGGCCTCGATGCCCAGGCCGGCGCCCTCGAAGAGGCATGGCGCACCCTCAAGACCGAAGGCCTGCAGGCACCGGCGTCCACCCTGTTCGCGCAGCACAGCGCACTGGTCAGGCAACTGCGGCTCTATGTGGGCGATCTCGGCGACCGCTCGGAGCTGGCGCTGGACCCGGATGCGGGGTCGTACTACCTGATCAACCTGATGCTCGGGACCATGCCCAGGCTGGCGGAGTTCACCGCGCTGGCGCGCGGCCGCGGTACCGCCATCATCAGCCAGGGCGGTTTCGCCGAGAGCGCGCAGCAGGCCGGGCTGGGCGCGCTCAGCGAGCAGATACAGGAGGCGGTGGAGACGGTCAGGCGCGACGCCGAGCGCGTGAGCGCGGCCGCGCCAGGCTACCGCGCCGAGGTGGAGGCGGCCAAGGCGCGCCTGGCGGCGGTCGATGGATTCTCGGTGACCCTGAAGGACAGGCTGCTGGGCCGCGACGGTATCCGCATCGAGGCCAAGGCGTATTTCGACGAGGCCACCGCTGCCATCGACGCCATCGGCGCGACCAATCGCGCCTTCGGCGCCAGTGCCCATGCCATGCTGGAAGCGCGTATCGGCGCGGTGCAGGACAAGCTGGCGTGGATGTGCGCGCTGGCGCTGCTCACCGTCGGCGCCGCTTTCTACCTGTTCGCGGGCTTCTGCCGTGGCGTGGGCGAGGACCTGCGCGGGATCGCCGCCTGGGTCGAGCGGATCGGCGCGGGCGACCTGCGCGCCGAACTGGTGGTGCGCGGGCGCGACGAATTCAGCGATATCCGGCGCCACCTGCAAGTCCTGCTGCGCTCCTGGCAGGACACCGTGCGCGAGACGCGCGCCGGCGCGGAGCAGGTGCTGGTGGCTGCGGGAGAGATCGCGCAAGGCAACCTGGACCTGTCTCAGCGCACCGAGCAGCAGGCGGCCTCGCTGCAGGAGACCGCGGCCAGCATGGAACAGCTGACCGCCATCGTGAAACAGAATGCCGGCCATGCCGGCGAGGCCAGCACGCTGGCGGCCGAGGCGGCCGGCGTCGCGGGCCGTGGCGGCGACGCGATCCGGCACCTGCTCGACACCATGCGGCACATCGCGGCCGACTCCCACCGCATCGAGGACATCACTGGCGTGATCGACGGCATCGCCTTCCAGACCAATATCCTGGCGCTCAATGCCGCCGTCGAGGCGGCCCGGGCGGGCGAGCACGGGCGCGGCTTCGCCGTGGTGGCGGCCGAGGTCCGCAACCTGGCACAACGCGCGGGTACCTCGGCCAAGGAGATCGCCGCGCTGATCGCGCAGTCGGCGCAGCGCGTGGCGCACGGCGCCGGACTGGTCGAGCAGGCCAGCCAGACCATCGGCGAGGCGATCACGGCGGTGTCCCGCGTCGACACCGTCATGACCGAGATCAGCCGTGCCTCGGCCGAGCAGAGCGGCGGCATCGCCCAGGTCAACCAGGCCGTGGTGCAGATGGACCAGGCGACGCAGCAGAATGCCTCGCTGGTCGAGCAGGCAGCCGCCGCCGCCGCGATGCTGAAGGAGCAGGCCGAGCGGATGGAGGCGCTGGTCGGCCGCTTCCACCTCGATCACGCACCGGTACCGGTTGCGTCACCGCTGCAGGCCTGA
- a CDS encoding NAD(P)-binding protein translates to MTITRRDFLNGSALALGTAFTPGWLRAAQAGDGGAGYPPALTGLRGSQPGSYTLAHSLAREGVRYPGVMAREAYDLVVVGSGISGLAAAWFYQRRHGPGARILILDNHDDFGGHARRNEFTVRGRLLVSYGGSAEVPAGAAGSAALRTLLDGIGLAPGAGAPAAEPWQGSGLGRAVFFDREHFGADRLVAGDPFGQPFGGAPAAQGGPPAPDAVRRFLAAAPLPAAELEALARLAEGRTDYLAGMAADDRAGYLRRTRYALFLRDKAGLGLAGVRFLRSRSNDSYALDADGISIWDALGIGLPAGAGMPAVTPDARLGKSPASRLLHADGNASIARGLVRDLIPAVARGAGALAQARFDYDRLDRDGAPVRLRLNSTAVAVEPGSHIARVTYGWQGNLHRVEARHVVLAGYNMMVPFLMPGLPAAQRAALRDEVKAPLVYTKVALDNWQAFAALGAGRIHAPTLPYSDLWLEAGPGARPQDPVVLHMLYVPTVPDSGMRARERFRAGRALLLGTPFVELERAIRSQLDRLLAPAGSSAAQLVRAITVNRWSHGYSYRPSSVDGDDAGTAAQQAARAGVGNVALAGADSGGSPSLVAAVEQAWRAVESLPA, encoded by the coding sequence ATGACCATCACGCGACGAGACTTTCTCAACGGCAGCGCGCTGGCGCTGGGCACGGCGTTCACGCCCGGCTGGCTGCGCGCGGCCCAGGCCGGTGACGGCGGGGCCGGCTATCCCCCGGCCTTGACCGGCCTGCGCGGCAGCCAGCCCGGCAGCTACACGCTGGCGCACAGCCTGGCGCGCGAAGGGGTGCGCTATCCCGGTGTGATGGCGCGCGAGGCCTATGACCTCGTGGTGGTCGGCAGCGGCATCAGCGGGCTGGCGGCGGCCTGGTTCTACCAGCGCCGCCACGGACCCGGCGCGCGCATCCTGATCCTCGACAACCACGACGACTTCGGCGGCCACGCGCGCCGCAACGAGTTCACTGTGCGCGGCCGCCTGCTGGTCAGCTATGGCGGCAGCGCCGAGGTGCCGGCCGGCGCCGCCGGCAGCGCCGCGCTGCGCACGCTGCTCGATGGCATCGGGCTCGCCCCGGGCGCGGGTGCGCCCGCGGCGGAGCCCTGGCAAGGCTCGGGACTCGGGCGGGCGGTGTTCTTCGATCGCGAGCACTTCGGCGCGGATCGCCTGGTGGCCGGGGATCCCTTCGGCCAGCCCTTCGGCGGGGCCCCGGCCGCGCAGGGCGGGCCGCCGGCGCCCGACGCGGTGCGCCGCTTCCTGGCCGCCGCGCCGCTGCCCGCGGCAGAGCTCGAGGCCCTGGCACGGCTGGCCGAAGGGCGCACCGACTACCTCGCGGGCATGGCGGCCGACGACCGGGCAGGCTATCTGCGCCGCACGCGCTATGCGCTTTTCCTGCGCGACAAGGCGGGCCTCGGGCTGGCGGGCGTGCGTTTCCTGCGCAGCCGCAGCAACGACAGCTACGCGCTCGACGCCGATGGCATCTCCATATGGGATGCGCTGGGTATCGGCCTGCCCGCCGGGGCCGGCATGCCGGCGGTGACGCCGGACGCGCGGCTGGGCAAGTCGCCCGCATCCCGGCTGCTCCATGCCGATGGCAATGCGTCGATCGCGCGCGGCCTGGTAAGGGACCTGATCCCCGCAGTCGCGCGGGGCGCCGGGGCGCTGGCGCAGGCCCGCTTCGATTATGACCGCCTCGACCGCGATGGCGCGCCGGTGCGGCTGCGCCTGAACAGCACGGCCGTGGCGGTCGAGCCGGGCAGCCACATCGCGCGCGTCACCTATGGCTGGCAGGGCAACCTGCACCGCGTGGAGGCGCGCCATGTGGTGCTGGCCGGCTACAACATGATGGTGCCCTTCCTGATGCCCGGGCTGCCGGCCGCGCAGCGGGCGGCCCTGCGCGACGAAGTCAAGGCGCCGCTGGTCTACACCAAGGTGGCGCTCGACAACTGGCAGGCCTTTGCCGCGCTCGGTGCCGGGCGTATCCATGCGCCGACGCTGCCCTACAGCGACCTGTGGCTGGAGGCCGGCCCCGGCGCGCGACCGCAGGACCCGGTGGTGCTGCACATGCTCTATGTGCCGACGGTGCCGGACAGCGGCATGCGGGCACGCGAGCGTTTCCGCGCCGGACGCGCGCTACTGCTCGGCACGCCGTTCGTGGAGCTGGAACGCGCCATCCGCTCCCAGCTCGACCGGCTGCTCGCGCCTGCCGGCAGCAGCGCGGCGCAACTGGTGCGGGCCATCACCGTCAACCGCTGGTCGCACGGCTACAGCTACCGGCCTTCCAGCGTCGATGGCGATGATGCGGGCACGGCCGCGCAGCAGGCGGCGCGGGCAGGCGTGGGCAATGTCGCGCTGGCCGGCGCCGACAGCGGGGGCAGCCCGTCGCTGGTCGCCGCGGTCGAGCAGGCCTGGCGCGCGGTGGAATCGCTGCCGGCCTGA
- a CDS encoding tripartite tricarboxylate transporter substrate-binding protein: MQKLNAAIADALRQPDVMAKMRLQGLEPYGNSPEEFAAWIEGQARLWARVIRDSGVKPE, from the coding sequence GTGCAGAAACTGAACGCCGCGATCGCCGATGCCCTCCGGCAGCCCGATGTGATGGCGAAGATGAGGCTGCAGGGGCTGGAACCCTATGGCAATTCGCCGGAGGAGTTCGCCGCCTGGATCGAAGGGCAGGCGCGGCTGTGGGCGCGCGTGATCCGCGATTCGGGTGTGAAGCCCGAGTAA
- a CDS encoding PaaI family thioesterase codes for MSDSHAPSIPYALENPYLESLAVAIVDWQPDLVRLSFTPQASHLNNTGVVQGGILATLLDAAAGYAGLFPENGQRRAATTISLNVNYVASARLEPMQVVGRRVGGGRRVFFSNAELTDGQGTLIATAQASFRRKDPVTAA; via the coding sequence ATGTCCGATTCACACGCCCCCAGCATCCCCTACGCCCTGGAGAATCCCTATCTCGAGTCCCTGGCAGTCGCGATTGTCGACTGGCAGCCTGACCTCGTCCGCCTGTCCTTCACCCCGCAGGCGAGCCATCTCAACAATACCGGCGTGGTGCAGGGCGGCATCCTGGCCACGCTGCTCGATGCGGCCGCCGGCTATGCCGGCCTGTTCCCGGAGAACGGACAGCGGCGCGCGGCGACCACGATCTCGCTGAACGTCAACTACGTCGCCTCGGCCCGGCTCGAGCCCATGCAGGTGGTGGGACGGCGCGTGGGCGGCGGGCGGCGGGTCTTCTTCTCCAATGCGGAACTGACGGACGGGCAGGGCACGCTGATCGCCACCGCCCAGGCTTCCTTCCGCCGCAAGGATCCGGTGACGGCCGCTTGA
- a CDS encoding GlsB/YeaQ/YmgE family stress response membrane protein gives MQHGLIAWLVIGAVAGWLAGVLVKGGGFGLLVDILVGIVGAIVGGWLAGLLGISFGGGMIGSIITAVIGAVVLLFLLRLIKRA, from the coding sequence ATGCAACATGGTCTGATTGCTTGGCTGGTGATCGGTGCGGTCGCCGGATGGCTGGCGGGGGTGCTGGTCAAGGGCGGCGGCTTCGGACTGCTGGTCGACATCCTCGTCGGCATCGTCGGCGCCATCGTCGGCGGCTGGTTGGCCGGCCTGCTGGGCATCTCGTTCGGCGGCGGCATGATCGGCTCGATCATCACGGCGGTGATCGGCGCCGTGGTACTGCTCTTCCTCCTCCGGCTGATCAAACGGGCCTAG